A region of Bacillus cabrialesii DNA encodes the following proteins:
- a CDS encoding methyltransferase domain-containing protein encodes MKRTADVSQFAPMFRCPLCGSSMDAALGRSLICTERGHAFDFSRHGYVNFLTKQVKTGYDAGLFEARGRLIGECKFFEPLHHTIAELISQPKSGEEAFTILDSGCGEGSHLNALCGFDYAGKTAMGTGIDLSKDGILKASKAFKDQMWAVADVARAPFHDRQFDVVLSIFSPSNYAEFHRLLKDDGMLIKAVPRSDYLIELRQFLYTDSPRRTYSNAAAVERFTANVEQSRHARVRYVKTLDRQAIHWLLKMTPLAWSAPKDRVSLLKEMKSAEMTVDVDILIGMN; translated from the coding sequence ATGAAACGAACAGCTGATGTAAGCCAATTCGCGCCCATGTTTCGATGCCCGCTCTGCGGTTCTTCCATGGATGCGGCATTAGGAAGAAGCTTGATTTGTACAGAACGAGGACACGCATTCGATTTTTCTCGGCACGGATACGTGAATTTCCTGACGAAGCAGGTCAAAACGGGTTACGATGCCGGGCTTTTTGAAGCGAGGGGCAGGCTGATTGGAGAATGTAAATTTTTTGAGCCGCTCCATCACACCATTGCAGAACTCATCAGTCAACCCAAGTCTGGTGAAGAGGCTTTTACCATCTTGGACAGCGGTTGCGGTGAGGGTTCTCATTTGAATGCGCTTTGCGGGTTTGATTATGCAGGGAAAACAGCGATGGGAACCGGCATCGATCTTTCGAAGGATGGGATCTTAAAAGCTTCTAAGGCATTCAAAGATCAGATGTGGGCGGTTGCCGATGTGGCGCGTGCTCCCTTTCATGACCGTCAATTCGATGTTGTCCTGTCTATTTTTTCGCCGTCCAATTATGCAGAGTTCCATAGACTGCTGAAGGATGATGGCATGCTTATAAAAGCAGTGCCGCGAAGTGATTATTTAATAGAATTAAGGCAATTTTTATATACTGATTCACCAAGGCGCACGTATTCCAATGCGGCTGCTGTTGAGCGTTTTACAGCGAATGTTGAACAAAGCCGCCATGCGAGGGTGCGCTATGTCAAAACGCTTGACCGGCAAGCGATACATTGGCTGCTTAAGATGACGCCGCTCGCCTGGTCGGCGCCAAAAGACAGAGTCAGCCTGCTGAAAGAGATGAAATCAGCCGAAATGACGGTTGATGTCGATATCCTAATAGGCATGAACTGA
- a CDS encoding catalase, whose amino-acid sequence MSEDQNKRVNEHSKDEQLEQYRVDNSGKKMTTNQGLRVSEDEHSLKAGVRGPTLMEDFHFREKMTHFDHERIPERVVHARGYGVHGFFQVYEPMTEYTRAKFLQDPSVKTPVFVRFSTVAGSKGSADTVRDARGFATKFYTEEGNYDLVGNNIPVFFIQDAIKFPDLVHAFKPEPHNEMPQAATAHDTFWDFVANNPESAHMVMWTMSDRGIPRSYRMMEGFGVHTFRFVNEQGKARFVKFHWKPVLGVHSLVWDEAQKIAGKDPDFHRRDLWETIENGGTVEYELGVQMIDEEDEFKFDFDILDPTKLWPEELVPVKIIGKMTLNRNQDNVFAETEQVAFHPGNVVPGIDFTNDPLLQGRLFSYTDTQLIRLGGPNFHELPINRPVCPFHNNQYDGYHRMTINKGPVAYHKNSLQNNDPSPATAEEGGYVHYQEKVEGKKIRQRSDSFNDYYSQAKLFWNSMSPVEKQHIISAFCFEVGKVKSKDVQRQVVDVFSNVDAGLAEEIAKGVGVAPPAKRKASKEILTSPALSQARTVKTASTRKVAVLAGNGFDGKELQIMLDALKQEGITADIISQTLGYITSGIGQQLEVGGTFLTADSVLYDAVYVAGGPALKDNKQAMAFISEAYNHYKTIGAANEGMDLLQSAVGTTEGPGIVTAKDEADYTAFSKAFIEAVAAHRHWDRRI is encoded by the coding sequence ATGAGTGAAGATCAAAACAAACGTGTAAATGAACACTCAAAGGACGAGCAGCTTGAGCAGTACAGGGTTGATAACAGCGGGAAGAAAATGACGACAAACCAAGGCTTGCGGGTGTCAGAGGATGAGCACTCATTAAAAGCCGGGGTTCGCGGTCCGACGCTGATGGAGGATTTTCACTTCCGGGAGAAAATGACGCACTTTGACCATGAGAGGATTCCGGAGCGCGTTGTGCATGCGCGCGGGTATGGCGTGCATGGATTTTTTCAGGTGTACGAGCCGATGACCGAGTATACAAGGGCCAAATTTCTTCAGGACCCTTCAGTGAAGACGCCGGTATTTGTCCGGTTTTCAACGGTCGCGGGCTCTAAAGGCTCCGCCGACACGGTGCGGGACGCCAGAGGCTTTGCGACGAAATTTTATACTGAAGAAGGAAACTATGATCTTGTGGGAAATAACATTCCGGTGTTTTTCATTCAGGACGCGATCAAATTTCCGGATTTGGTTCACGCATTTAAGCCTGAACCTCACAATGAAATGCCTCAGGCCGCGACCGCTCATGATACGTTTTGGGATTTTGTCGCCAATAATCCTGAGTCTGCTCACATGGTGATGTGGACGATGTCTGACAGAGGCATCCCTCGCAGCTACAGAATGATGGAAGGCTTCGGCGTTCACACGTTCCGTTTTGTCAATGAACAAGGGAAGGCGCGTTTCGTGAAATTCCACTGGAAGCCGGTGCTCGGCGTGCATTCTCTTGTATGGGATGAAGCGCAGAAAATTGCCGGGAAAGATCCCGATTTCCACCGCCGCGATCTGTGGGAAACGATTGAAAACGGCGGCACGGTTGAATACGAGCTCGGCGTGCAGATGATTGATGAAGAAGATGAATTCAAATTTGATTTTGATATTCTTGACCCGACCAAGCTGTGGCCGGAAGAGCTTGTACCGGTCAAGATCATTGGGAAAATGACGCTGAACCGCAACCAGGATAATGTATTTGCGGAAACAGAACAAGTCGCATTCCATCCGGGAAACGTCGTGCCGGGCATCGATTTTACAAATGACCCGCTTCTGCAGGGACGGCTTTTCTCTTATACGGATACACAGCTGATTCGTCTTGGCGGACCGAACTTCCATGAGCTTCCGATTAACCGGCCGGTATGTCCGTTTCATAACAACCAATACGACGGCTATCACCGGATGACGATCAATAAGGGGCCGGTCGCTTATCATAAAAACTCTCTGCAAAACAATGATCCGTCGCCTGCGACAGCCGAAGAAGGCGGCTACGTCCACTATCAGGAAAAAGTCGAGGGCAAAAAAATCCGCCAGCGAAGCGACAGCTTCAACGATTATTATTCACAGGCGAAGCTGTTCTGGAACAGCATGTCTCCTGTTGAGAAGCAGCACATCATCTCTGCTTTCTGCTTTGAGGTCGGGAAGGTCAAAAGCAAGGACGTGCAGCGGCAGGTCGTTGACGTCTTCAGCAACGTGGATGCAGGCTTAGCAGAAGAAATCGCCAAAGGAGTAGGCGTAGCGCCGCCGGCAAAACGTAAAGCGTCTAAAGAAATTCTGACCTCACCCGCGTTAAGCCAAGCCCGTACAGTGAAAACAGCATCAACGAGAAAAGTCGCCGTTCTCGCCGGAAACGGATTCGATGGAAAAGAGCTTCAAATCATGCTGGATGCCTTAAAGCAAGAAGGGATCACGGCGGATATCATCAGCCAAACGCTGGGGTACATCACAAGCGGCATCGGACAGCAGCTTGAGGTTGGCGGCACATTCCTGACGGCTGATTCTGTTCTGTATGATGCCGTCTATGTCGCAGGAGGACCAGCGTTAAAAGACAACAAACAAGCGATGGCGTTTATCAGTGAAGCCTACAATCACTATAAGACGATTGGCGCGGCAAATGAAGGAATGGACCTTCTTCAGTCAGCTGTAGGGACAACAGAAGGTCCGGGCATCGTGACTGCTAAAGATGAAGCGGACTACACCGCCTTCAGCAAGGCGTTTATCGAGGCGGTCGCCGCTCACCGCCATTGGGATAGACGAATTTGA
- a CDS encoding GntP family permease: MELIIILLALGLLMFTAYRGFSVILFAPICALFAVLLTDPSHVLPFFSSIFMEKMAGFIKLYFPVFLLGAIFGKVVEMSGLAASIAKTIVRLVGAKRAIFAIVLMGAILTYSGVSLFVVVFAVYPFAKNLFREANIPKRLIPGTIALGAFTFTMDALPGTPQIQNVIPTTFFKTDIYAAPWLGLIGAVIVLAAGMLYLESRRKKAQSTGEGYGGFDSENSAARETSAFAAEPDKSPLQHALAFVPLILVGAMNKCFTIYLPKWYPNGFDFSSIGLKEFGKLDLSAAAAIWSVELALVIGIITTILFDWRRVFAQMKEGLNEGIGGALLASMNTGAEYGFGGIIAALPGFHKLSSGISHTFTDPLMNGAVTTTALAGITGSASGGMGIALSAMSEQYLQAIQAYNIPPEVMHRVISMASGGMDTLPHNGAVITLLAVTGLTHRQSYRDIFAITLIKTAAVFAVIAVYSLTGLV; encoded by the coding sequence GTGGAGCTGATCATCATTTTATTGGCGTTAGGCTTGCTGATGTTTACGGCGTATCGTGGATTTTCTGTCATTTTGTTTGCGCCGATTTGCGCGTTATTCGCGGTGCTGCTGACTGACCCAAGCCATGTGCTTCCTTTTTTCTCATCGATTTTTATGGAGAAGATGGCGGGATTTATTAAGCTGTATTTCCCGGTATTTTTGCTCGGTGCGATTTTTGGAAAGGTTGTTGAAATGTCCGGGCTTGCGGCATCGATTGCGAAAACGATTGTCAGGCTTGTCGGGGCGAAAAGAGCGATATTTGCCATTGTGCTGATGGGCGCGATCTTGACTTACAGCGGCGTCAGCCTGTTTGTTGTCGTGTTTGCCGTATATCCTTTTGCGAAAAATCTGTTCCGAGAAGCAAACATACCGAAACGCCTCATCCCGGGAACGATTGCTTTAGGGGCTTTTACGTTTACGATGGACGCACTTCCGGGGACGCCGCAAATTCAAAATGTCATCCCGACAACGTTTTTCAAAACAGACATTTATGCCGCTCCTTGGCTTGGCTTGATCGGCGCAGTGATTGTGCTGGCAGCGGGCATGCTCTATTTGGAGTCGAGGCGGAAAAAAGCGCAGTCAACTGGCGAAGGCTACGGCGGTTTTGATTCGGAGAATTCGGCTGCTCGTGAGACGTCTGCGTTCGCGGCCGAACCTGACAAAAGCCCGCTTCAGCATGCGCTTGCCTTTGTTCCGCTTATACTCGTAGGTGCAATGAATAAATGCTTCACCATATACCTCCCAAAGTGGTATCCGAACGGATTTGATTTTTCGTCAATCGGCTTAAAGGAGTTTGGCAAGCTTGATCTTTCTGCAGCGGCGGCCATTTGGTCGGTGGAGCTCGCTTTGGTCATTGGCATTATCACAACGATTTTATTTGATTGGAGAAGAGTATTTGCCCAAATGAAGGAGGGGCTGAATGAAGGGATCGGCGGCGCCTTGCTGGCATCTATGAATACCGGCGCCGAGTATGGTTTCGGCGGCATTATCGCCGCGCTGCCGGGATTTCATAAGCTAAGCAGCGGAATTTCGCACACCTTTACCGACCCGCTGATGAATGGCGCCGTCACGACAACGGCGCTGGCTGGAATCACCGGGTCGGCTTCAGGGGGGATGGGCATTGCGTTAAGCGCGATGTCGGAACAATACTTGCAGGCGATTCAGGCTTACAATATTCCGCCGGAAGTCATGCATCGTGTTATCTCGATGGCATCGGGAGGCATGGATACGCTGCCGCATAATGGCGCCGTCATCACGCTGCTGGCCGTGACGGGACTGACTCACCGGCAATCATATCGGGATATTTTTGCGATCACGCTCATTAAAACGGCTGCCGTATTTGCTGTGATTGCGGTTTATAGCTTGACGGGTCTTGTGTAG
- a CDS encoding DUF3298 and DUF4163 domain-containing protein encodes MKWNKMLKAAGIAVLLFSVLAYAAPSLKAVQAKTPTVSSHTYKKIKELKYPQVHHIGNVAFERKINQELKAYIEQSYQEYLKNKKAGEQQGFKTEYQTSFSVKFNAAGKLSIQTLNYIYSGGAHGLTSVQSFNYDLKAQKRVTLNQILNTKTKVSKTKDYLYTYIKKHDELFFPDVKKEDIALNKDTMFYFTKNGIAIVFGQYDLGPYAAGIRDVQVPASIYQS; translated from the coding sequence GTGAAATGGAATAAGATGCTGAAAGCCGCGGGGATTGCGGTTTTGCTTTTTTCTGTATTGGCATATGCGGCCCCATCTTTAAAAGCGGTTCAAGCGAAAACACCGACTGTCAGCAGCCATACATACAAAAAAATCAAGGAATTAAAGTATCCACAGGTGCATCACATCGGGAATGTTGCGTTTGAAAGGAAAATCAATCAAGAGCTGAAAGCCTACATTGAACAATCGTATCAAGAATACCTGAAAAACAAAAAAGCAGGCGAACAGCAGGGCTTCAAAACGGAGTATCAAACATCCTTCAGCGTCAAATTCAATGCGGCAGGCAAGCTCAGCATTCAAACGCTCAATTATATATATTCAGGCGGCGCCCACGGTTTAACGTCTGTTCAGTCCTTCAACTATGACTTGAAAGCACAAAAGCGGGTGACACTGAATCAGATTCTGAACACCAAAACAAAAGTCAGCAAAACGAAAGATTATCTGTACACCTATATTAAAAAGCACGATGAGCTGTTTTTCCCTGATGTAAAGAAAGAGGATATTGCCCTTAACAAAGACACAATGTTTTATTTTACGAAAAACGGAATCGCCATCGTCTTCGGCCAGTATGACTTGGGACCTTACGCAGCCGGAATCCGGGATGTGCAGGTGCCAGCCTCTATTTATCAATCATGA
- a CDS encoding NupC/NupG family nucleoside CNT transporter, protein MYFLLNLVGLIVIMAVVFLCSPQKKKIKWRPIMTLIVLELLITWFMLGTKVGSWAIGKIGDFFTWLIACASDGIAFAFPSVMANETVDFFFSALLPIIFIVTFFDILTYFGILPWLIDKIGWVISKASRLPKLESFFSIQMMFLGNTEALAVIRQQLTVLNNNRLLTFGLMSMSSISGSIIGSYLSMVPATYVFTAIPLNCLNALIIANLLNPVHVPEDEDIIYTPPKEEKKDFFSTISNSMLVGMNMVIVILAMVIGYVALTSAVNGILGVFVHGLTIQTIFAYLFSPFAFLLGLPVHDAMYVAQLMGMKLATNEFVAMLDLKDNLKSLPPHTVAVATTFLTSFANFSTVGMIYGTYNSILDGEKSTVIGKNVWKLLVSGIAVSLLSAAIVGLFVW, encoded by the coding sequence ATGTACTTTTTATTAAACCTTGTCGGTCTCATTGTGATTATGGCAGTTGTATTCCTATGTTCTCCGCAGAAAAAGAAAATCAAGTGGCGCCCGATCATGACGTTAATTGTTCTGGAATTGCTGATTACTTGGTTTATGCTGGGAACAAAAGTCGGGAGCTGGGCCATCGGAAAAATCGGTGATTTCTTCACTTGGCTGATTGCTTGCGCCAGTGACGGTATCGCGTTTGCCTTCCCGTCTGTCATGGCGAATGAAACAGTAGACTTTTTCTTTAGTGCACTTCTTCCAATTATCTTTATCGTCACATTCTTTGATATTTTAACCTATTTCGGTATTTTGCCTTGGCTGATTGATAAAATCGGATGGGTGATTTCAAAGGCTTCCCGCTTGCCGAAATTAGAAAGCTTTTTCTCTATTCAAATGATGTTCCTTGGAAATACAGAAGCACTTGCGGTCATCCGCCAGCAGCTTACGGTATTAAACAACAACCGCCTGCTTACATTCGGCTTAATGAGCATGAGCAGCATAAGCGGCTCCATTATTGGGTCTTACCTGTCAATGGTGCCGGCGACATACGTGTTTACAGCGATTCCTTTGAACTGCTTAAACGCGCTGATTATCGCAAACCTGCTGAACCCTGTTCACGTGCCGGAGGATGAAGATATCATCTATACACCGCCTAAAGAAGAGAAGAAAGACTTTTTCTCTACGATTTCTAACAGTATGCTTGTCGGCATGAACATGGTGATCGTCATTTTGGCAATGGTGATCGGATATGTCGCGTTAACGTCAGCCGTCAATGGCATTCTTGGCGTTTTCGTACATGGCCTGACTATCCAGACGATTTTTGCTTATCTCTTCAGTCCGTTCGCATTCCTCCTTGGGCTGCCGGTACACGATGCGATGTACGTCGCTCAGCTGATGGGAATGAAATTGGCGACAAACGAGTTTGTTGCGATGCTTGACTTGAAAGACAATCTCAAATCACTTCCGCCTCACACAGTTGCGGTAGCGACGACATTCCTGACGTCATTTGCCAACTTCAGTACGGTCGGCATGATTTACGGAACATACAACTCGATCCTTGACGGCGAAAAGTCAACGGTCATCGGGAAAAACGTGTGGAAGCTGCTCGTCAGCGGAATTGCGGTATCTTTACTCAGCGCTGCGATTGTCGGCCTGTTTGTGTGGTAG
- a CDS encoding 3-oxoacid CoA-transferase subunit B codes for MKEARKRMVKRAVQEIKDGMNVNLGIGMPTLVANEIPDGVHVMLQSENGLLGIGPYPAEGTEDADLINAGKETITEVTGASYFDSAESFAMIRGGHIDLAILGGMEVSEKGDLANWMIPGKMVKGMGGAMDLVNGAKRIVVIMEHVNKHGESKVKKTCGLPLTGQKVVHRLITDLAVFDFNNGHMTLTELQEGVTIEEVYEKTEADFAVSQSVLKQNS; via the coding sequence ATGAAGGAAGCGAGAAAACGAATGGTCAAACGGGCCGTACAAGAAATCAAGGATGGCATGAACGTCAATCTTGGGATTGGAATGCCGACGCTTGTCGCAAATGAAATACCCGATGGCGTTCACGTCATGCTTCAGTCGGAAAACGGCTTGCTCGGAATCGGCCCGTATCCTGCGGAAGGAACGGAAGATGCGGATTTGATTAACGCGGGAAAGGAAACGATCACTGAAGTGACGGGCGCTTCTTATTTTGACAGTGCCGAGTCATTTGCAATGATAAGAGGAGGGCATATCGATTTAGCTATCCTCGGCGGAATGGAGGTTTCTGAAAAGGGCGATTTGGCCAATTGGATGATCCCCGGGAAAATGGTCAAAGGAATGGGCGGCGCCATGGATCTCGTCAACGGGGCGAAACGGATCGTTGTCATCATGGAGCATGTCAATAAGCACGGCGAGTCAAAGGTGAAGAAAACATGCGGCCTTCCGCTGACAGGCCAGAAAGTCGTGCACAGGCTGATTACAGATTTGGCTGTGTTTGATTTTAATAACGGCCATATGACACTGACTGAGCTTCAGGAAGGCGTCACAATTGAAGAGGTTTATGAAAAAACAGAAGCTGATTTCGCTGTTAGCCAGTCTGTGCTCAAACAAAATTCTTAG
- a CDS encoding CoA transferase subunit A, whose protein sequence is MGKVLSSSREAAELIHDGDTLIAGGFGLCGIPEQLILAIRDQGAKDLTVVSNNCGVDDWGLGLLLANRQIKKMIASYVGENKIFERQFLSGELEVELVPQGTLAERIRAGGAGIPGFYTATGVGTSIAEGKEHKTFDGRPYVLERGITGDVAIVKAWKADTMGNLVFRKTARNFNPVAAMAGKITIAEAEEIVEAGELDPDHIHTPGIYVQHVVLGASHEKRIEKRTVLQASGKGEAK, encoded by the coding sequence ATGGGAAAAGTGCTGTCATCAAGTAGGGAAGCTGCGGAACTGATTCATGATGGGGATACGCTGATTGCGGGAGGATTCGGGCTGTGCGGCATTCCTGAACAGCTCATTTTGGCGATAAGAGATCAGGGAGCAAAGGATTTAACCGTTGTCAGCAACAATTGCGGAGTTGATGACTGGGGGCTTGGTTTGCTATTGGCTAATAGGCAAATCAAGAAAATGATCGCATCCTATGTCGGTGAAAATAAAATTTTTGAGCGGCAGTTTTTAAGCGGAGAACTTGAGGTCGAGCTTGTTCCCCAAGGAACGCTCGCCGAGAGAATTCGTGCAGGCGGCGCGGGCATACCGGGGTTTTACACGGCGACAGGTGTCGGCACCTCAATAGCTGAGGGAAAAGAACACAAGACGTTCGACGGCCGGCCGTATGTGCTGGAGCGAGGCATTACCGGCGACGTCGCGATCGTCAAAGCGTGGAAAGCGGACACCATGGGAAATTTGGTTTTTCGGAAAACGGCGAGAAATTTCAATCCCGTTGCCGCCATGGCAGGCAAAATCACGATTGCCGAAGCGGAAGAAATTGTGGAAGCGGGAGAGCTCGACCCGGATCACATTCATACGCCGGGGATTTACGTGCAGCATGTCGTGCTTGGCGCGAGCCATGAAAAACGAATTGAAAAACGGACAGTTCTGCAAGCGTCGGGAAAGGGGGAGGCGAAATGA
- the citH gene encoding citrate transporter CitH, translating to MLAILGFVMMIVFMYLIMSNRLSALIALIVVPVVFALISGFGKDLGEMMIQGVTDLAPTGIMLLFAILYFGIMIDSGLFDPLIAKILSLVKGDPLKIAVGTAVLTMTISLDGDGTTTYMITIAAMLPLYKRLGMNRLVLAGIAMLGSGVMNIIPWGGPTARVLASLKLDTSEVFTPLIPAMIAGVLWVIAVAYILGKKERKRLGVISIEHAPSSDPEAAPLKRPALQWFNLLLTVALMAALITSLLPIPVLFMIAFAIALMVNYPNVKEQQKRISAHAGNALNVVSMVFAAGIFTGILSGTKMVDAMAHSLVSLIPDAMGPHLPLITALVSMPFTFFMSNDAFYFGVLPIIAEAASAYGIDAAEIGRASLLGQPVHLLSPLVPSTYLLVGMAGVSFGDHQKFTIKWAVGTTIVMTIAALLIGIISF from the coding sequence GTGCTTGCCATACTCGGTTTTGTGATGATGATTGTCTTTATGTACCTTATTATGTCTAACCGGCTTTCCGCTCTTATTGCTTTGATTGTTGTTCCTGTTGTGTTTGCCCTGATCAGCGGATTTGGCAAAGATCTCGGCGAGATGATGATTCAGGGCGTTACAGACCTCGCTCCTACCGGAATTATGCTGTTATTCGCCATTCTTTATTTCGGCATTATGATTGACTCAGGTTTGTTTGATCCCCTCATCGCCAAAATCCTATCGCTTGTCAAAGGAGATCCGTTAAAAATCGCTGTCGGCACAGCGGTTCTGACGATGACCATTTCGCTGGACGGAGATGGGACAACAACCTATATGATTACCATCGCGGCGATGCTGCCCCTGTACAAACGGCTCGGCATGAACCGTTTGGTGTTAGCGGGAATTGCGATGCTCGGTTCGGGCGTCATGAATATCATTCCGTGGGGCGGGCCGACGGCGAGGGTTTTGGCTTCCTTAAAATTGGACACGTCAGAGGTCTTTACGCCGCTGATTCCCGCTATGATCGCCGGCGTTCTCTGGGTAATCGCTGTTGCTTATATCCTTGGAAAAAAAGAGCGGAAGCGGCTCGGCGTCATTTCGATTGAACACGCGCCGTCCTCCGATCCGGAGGCAGCGCCGCTCAAGCGCCCCGCTCTCCAATGGTTTAACCTGCTGCTGACTGTCGCTCTGATGGCTGCTCTGATCACCAGCCTGCTTCCCATCCCTGTTCTTTTTATGATCGCGTTCGCCATCGCCTTGATGGTCAACTATCCAAATGTCAAAGAGCAGCAGAAACGGATCTCAGCGCATGCGGGAAACGCGTTAAACGTTGTGTCCATGGTATTTGCGGCAGGCATATTTACAGGTATTCTCTCAGGCACAAAAATGGTGGATGCAATGGCACATTCTCTCGTTTCACTCATCCCTGATGCCATGGGCCCGCACCTGCCGTTGATCACAGCCCTCGTCAGCATGCCCTTCACCTTTTTCATGTCGAATGATGCCTTTTACTTCGGTGTCCTTCCCATCATCGCAGAAGCCGCTTCCGCTTACGGAATAGACGCCGCTGAAATCGGAAGGGCCTCCTTGCTGGGCCAGCCGGTGCATCTTCTCAGCCCGCTTGTGCCTTCCACCTATCTATTGGTCGGTATGGCAGGCGTCAGCTTTGGCGACCATCAAAAATTCACCATCAAATGGGCCGTGGGGACAACCATTGTCATGACGATTGCGGCGCTGTTGATTGGGATTATTTCGTTTTAA
- a CDS encoding 3-hydroxybutyrate dehydrogenase yields the protein MNKQVALVTGAAGGIGFEIAREFAREGASVIVSDLHQEACEKAASKLAKEGFDAAAIPCDVTKEAQVAGTADAIQTRYGRLDILVNNAGIQHVAPIEEFPTETFEKLIKVMLTAPFIAMKHVFPIMKKQQFGRIINIASVNGLVGFAGKSAYNSAKHGVIGLTKVGALEGAPHGITVNALCPGYVDTQLVRNQLSDLSKTRNVPYDSVLEEVIFPLVPQKRLLAVKEIADYAVFLASEKAKGVTGQAVVLDGGYTAQ from the coding sequence ATGAACAAACAAGTCGCCTTGGTGACAGGGGCAGCCGGCGGAATCGGTTTCGAAATCGCAAGGGAATTCGCCCGTGAAGGCGCCAGCGTCATTGTTTCGGATCTCCATCAGGAAGCGTGTGAAAAGGCCGCCTCTAAGCTTGCCAAAGAAGGCTTTGACGCAGCAGCCATTCCGTGTGATGTGACAAAGGAAGCGCAAGTCGCTGGTACGGCGGACGCCATCCAAACACGATACGGCCGCTTGGATATTTTGGTGAACAATGCCGGTATTCAGCACGTCGCCCCGATTGAAGAGTTTCCGACAGAAACCTTTGAAAAGCTGATCAAGGTTATGCTGACAGCGCCCTTCATTGCGATGAAGCATGTTTTTCCGATCATGAAAAAGCAGCAGTTTGGCAGAATCATTAATATCGCGTCTGTTAATGGCTTAGTCGGCTTTGCGGGGAAATCCGCTTATAATAGCGCCAAGCACGGCGTCATCGGGCTGACAAAGGTCGGGGCGCTGGAAGGCGCGCCCCACGGCATTACAGTCAACGCGCTTTGTCCGGGTTATGTCGATACACAGCTTGTCCGCAATCAGCTGAGCGATCTTTCGAAAACGAGAAATGTCCCTTACGACTCCGTACTTGAAGAGGTCATTTTTCCGCTTGTACCGCAAAAACGACTGCTTGCCGTCAAGGAAATCGCGGATTATGCGGTGTTTTTGGCGAGCGAGAAAGCGAAGGGCGTCACAGGGCAGGCTGTCGTTCTTGATGGCGGCTACACCGCTCAGTAA